Sequence from the Ancalomicrobiaceae bacterium S20 genome:
CGGGCAGGTTCGTCTTCGACCACAATCGTTCGCGGTGCCGTCTGCACGGCGGTCTTTGCGGCGGCGCTCGTCGCCGGCTCAGCGGGCGCGCGCGCCGACGAGAGCGTCGATCTGGGCGGCGGCAAGGGCGTTCTGATCCGGCCGGCGGGCAAGCCGCGCGCCAGCCTGATCCTGATGCCCGGCGGCGACGGACGCGTCAATGTCGGGGCGGGCGGCAGCTTTTCCGGCACGCTCGGCAATCAGTTGACCCGCACGCGGCAGGCCTATGTCGCGGCCGGTTTCGCGGTGCTGCTGGTCGATGCGGATGCGGATCTCGCGAAGGCCGTCGCGACCATGGCGGCGATCAAGCGGCCGGTCACGGTGGTCGGCACCAGCCGCGGCACGCAGCGTGCGGCGCGCGGCATTGCGGCCGGCGCGCGGCCGGACGGTCTGGTGTTGACCTCCGGTTTCCTGTCCGACGCCTCGGGCGACAGCGACAATGTGATGAACATCCTCGGCTCGCCGGCGGCGCTGCCGAGGACGCTGGTCGTGCATCACCGGCAGGACGCCTGCAAGAAGACCTTGCCGGCCGGCGTCGAGCCGTTCCAGAAATGGGCGGGCTCGAAGGCCCGCGTGGTCTGGCTCTCCGGCGGCGTGAGCGACGGCAATCCGTGCGAGGCGCGCGCGCATCACGGGTTCAACGGGATCGACGGTCAGGTCGTCTCGGCGGTCTCGGGTTTTGCGGGACGCTGATCGCGCGGGGCCTGAGGGGCGCTTGTCCCCCGCTCAATCTTCCGGCGGTTCCTCGACCGGCGGCGGGGGCGGGAAGGGCGCCCCGGTCTCGAAGCGGATCCAGTCGGCGTAGTTCTCCGGCGCGGCGACGACCGGCAGCGCGACCATGCCCGGCACGTCATAGGGGTGCAGGCGGATGATTTCGGCCATCAGGGCGTCGACCTGGACGGTGCGCGTCTTGAAGATCGCGACGGTCTCGTCGGCGTCGTGGACCTCGCCCTCCCAGGCGTAGATCGAAAAGGCCATCGGCAGGATGTTGACGCAGGCCGCGAGGCGGGCCTCGACCGCGGCGCGGCCGACCTCGCGCGCCAAGTCCTTGTCGGGAAAGGTGGCGTAGACCACGACGAGATCCTGAACGGTCATGCGTACTCCTGGTTTGGTCGGTCGGCGGCGCCGGCGGCGGCCGTTCCTTGTCGCCCTCGTCCGGGCATGCTAACCCGACCCACGGGTCAGGTGGGGCGGGCCATGGAAATCGAGCGTCCGAAGATCGACAACATCGCCTTCGTCGCCAGCGCGACCGAGGAGGCCGAGGCCGCCCGCCGGCGGCTCAGCCACCTCTATGGCTCGTCGCCGCCCGATATCGCCGATGTGATCGTCGCCCTCGGCGGCGACGGCTTCATACTCCAGACGCTGCGCCGCTTCATGAACACCGGCAAGCCGATCTACGGCATGCACCGGGGCACCGTCGGCTTCCTGATGAACGAGTTCAAGGTCGAGGGGTTGCTCGACCGGCTCGCGGTCGCGGAAGTGACCTCGATCCGGCCGCTTCTGATGAAGGCGGTCGACGTGCAGGGCGTCGAGCACGAGGCGCGCGCCTTCAACGAGGTGTCGCTGTGGCGGCGGACCTACCAGGCCGCCAAGCTGAAGCTCAGCATCGACGGCGTCGAGCGGCTCGACGATCTGGTCTGCGACGGCGTCATCGTCGCGACGCCGGCCGGCTCGACCGCCTACAATCTCTCCGCCCACGGACCGATCATCCCCTTGAACGCGCCGCTGCTCGCGCTGACGCCGATCAGCCCGTTCCGGCCGCGGCGCTGGCGCGGGGCGCTGGTGCCCGACCGCGCGCTGATCCGCATCGACGTGATGGACACGCAGAAGCGGCCGGTCAGCGCCGCTGCCGACCACACCGAGATCAAGAACGTCAAATCGGTCACGGTGCGGCAGGATCGGCAGTCGGAGAGCTTTTTGATGTTCGATCCCGAACACAATTGGGAAGAGCGGATTCTGGCCGAACAGTTCCAGTACTGAGCGAGCGAGCGACCCCACGCGGCGCTTGCAGGCGCGCGGCCGGCCCTCCCATGTCGGTCGGCCTACGCGGTTCGACGGTCGATCGCGCGATTTGCGCACTCCGGGTTCAGCTAATCTTAAACGCCTCGGGGCGATGATTTCGGCCGAGGGGTGCCGGTCGGATCGCAGGATCCGGGACCGACGCGCCCACGGTCGACCGGCCCGGCGAGGCAGGTGACCCGCGGCTTTCCGGAGACCGAGCCCATGTCCGCAGCCCAGCGCGCCGAAGCCCGGCCGCTCGAAGATGACGAAGACGACTTCGACGTCCTGTCGGGGGAGTACGAGATCATCCCGGCGAAGCAGGAGCTGAAGAAGAAGGCCCAGTCGACCCGTCGCAAGAAGAGCGAGGCGGACGTCGATCCGGTCGCGGCCGCCGAGGCCGCGCTCGAGAAGATGGCGCAGAACTTCGTGCCCTGGATGGCCTCGGAGACCGAGACGCTGCTCGCGGCCTGGCAGGCGGCCGAGGAGCACGGTTTCGACGATGACAGCCGTGAGGTGCTCTATCGCGCCGCGCACGACATCAAGGGCCAGGCGGCGACGCTCGGCTTCCCGCTGGTCGGTCACGTCGCCAAGAGCCTCTGCCATCTGCTCGACCACGTGCCGGAGACCGAGCGCCTGCCGACCAGCCTCGTCGCCCAGCATGTCCAGGCGATCCGCGCCATGGTCGCGGAGAACGCCCGCGAGACCGACCATGCGGTCGGCCGGGCGCTGCACTCCAGGCTCTCGGAAGTCACCGACGAGTTCATCGCCAGTCTGAACTGACCGCGTGCAGCCGATCATGCGTCGGCACCGCCCGGTAGGGCGTTGCCGATCCCGGCGCGCATCCGCGCAGCTTCTCCCGAGGAGAGCGCGATTGTCGCATCACAGAACGAGTTGGGCGGAGGCGATCAGCAAGGCGCCGCAGCGGCGCGGGTCGCTCGCGACCGGGCGTCCGACGAATTGTCGGGACGCGACAAATCAGGACGTCGAACATCGCGCGACGCGCGGCCGCGTCGCGTCCGGGGCAGGGCGATCAGGCCGCGAAGGCGGCCTGATGCAGGGTGGCGAGGGCGGCGCGCCGGCGCTCGACATTGGCGCGGACGACTTCGCCCAGCGAGACCTCGAGGATCGCTTCGACGTCGGTCGGCAGCGCGATGGCAGCCTCGACATCGAGATGCGTGCCATGGCCGGCGAAGCCACGCAGCAGCGCTTCCTCGATCGCATCCCAAGCTTTGTTGTGTTCTTCCATGGACGTCGGCTCCATGTGTTCCGCAATGATGACGTTAGACGATTCGTCGTCATTTCGAGCGGGAATATTGCCCCGGCCGAAGAATTGTTCGGCGTCGCCACGCAGCTCGGCCATGGACTCGAAGAAGACGGCGACCGCATTGGGGCGCGGCAGTAGCGTCATCTCGGCCTGGCCCTCACGTTGACGGGCGAGCGCCCGGACATGACGACGAGCGGCATCGACTTCGAAGCGACGCAACAGCGCGACGAGATCCTCGACCTCGGCCTGTTCGAAGCTCGAATAGTGTGTGAGGACACGCTCGATCATGCGGCGGGCGAAGCGCGACTGATCGGAGGGCGCGCCATCGTGCTGGCCGGCCTCGATCACCAGATCGCGGTAGACGTCGACGGCCGCGCGGAAGGCCGGATAGGCGCGGTCGGCGAGACCGGCGCGACGATAGAGCGCCAGGAACGAGCTCTCGCGGTTCTCGGCGATCAGCGCGAACACCCGCTCGGTCGGCACGCCGGCGAGCTGGGCGACGGCCTCTTCGAAGAAGCGGATGTTGCCGGCGCAGGTCGCGCGCAGCACGAGGCTGGTGGTGAGCTGGCCGCTCTGACGCAGATGCGCGATCAGTGCCGGCACTTCGCGTGCGGTCGCCTCCGCGGCGAGCGCAACGGTCGCCTTGTCCTTGGCATCGCGCAGCGCGGTGATGCGCCGTGCTTCCGGCAGGGCGGAATGCAGCACGATCAGGTTGTCGACCACGGCGGCGAGGCGTTCCAGGATCTGGTGGCGCAGCTCGACCGGCACGTCGGGGCGGCCGAGCAGGTGTTCGCGGATCTCGCGATCCTCGCCGAAGCGCTCGACGATGCGCTGCAGGCTGAAGGGCTGGATCTGGGTGGCGCCGGGGTTGCCGAGCAGCCGGCGCACCGCCTCGATGTCACCGACCTCGGCCAGCGCGGCGGCGACGCCGATGCCGACCCGAGCACGACCGGCGACCGCGAACTGGATCTCGGCCGAGCCGCGGCCGATCAGATCGACCAGTTCGGCATCGATCAGCACCGGGCTGCGCTCGACCACCGGGCAGGCGATCTCGGCATGGTCGCCGGCGAGCATCAACACCACGTAGCGCGGGGCGAACCGGCAGTCGGCGATCGCTTCGGCAAAGGCGATCCGCACGCAGGGATCGTCATCCTCGGCGAGCACGGTCATCGCGACCTCGAGCGCTTCGCGCGCTTCGGCATTGAGCGTGGGGTTGGCCCACGCCTGCAGAAGAACTCCGGGCGCGCCGGCGCGGGCGTTCGCGTCGGCATTGGAAAACCAGGCGAAGAACTGCTCGACGTTCATGATACGCACGACTCCGGGCACCGACTGACCGGGTCGCAACGGAACGCCACGACCCATCCTCGAGCCCGAGCGTGGCACGCGCTTCCTTAATGTTCGGTTCACCATAAACCGGCTTGCGCGGTCGGCGATGCATTTTTGCCGCGCCGCCGCTGCGTCAGGGCGCCGCTCAAACATCGGACGACTTCCGCATGAAGCGGGTGAGATCGAGCGGCCGACCGATCGGTGCCGCGCGGGCGCCGTTGAGCGGCTTGGCCGCGGCGGTCTCAGGTGCTGCGGCCGGCGCCGCCGTAGGAGACGTCGCTGCCGGGGACGATGGCGTGGCGGCGTTCGACACGGCGGCGGGTGCCGGCGTGGTCGAGCGCGTCGGCGCGGTGTGGTTCGAGGCCGATGTGGTCCCGCGTGATGTGGCGGTTGCCGGACCGGCCGGCGCTGCGGCGCGGGCACCGATCTCGGGGCCGAGCGGCAGGCCGGTCGCGGAGGCGAAGGGCGCAGAGAGGCCCGGCGGCAACTCGCCGGGCAGCGGCGGCAGCGCCGGCATGCCGGGCGCCATCATGCGCTGCGTCGACGCGGCGGTGCCGGTCGCGGTCGTCCGGGCCTGTTCGAGCGCGCGGGCGGCGCGCGGGCTCGCCGCATCGAGGCTCGGCATGCCGGTGCGCCCGTTGCGGCCGCCGATCACGCTCGGATCGAGCGAGGCATAGCGGCTCGGGCGGCTGCCCGTTGCACTCGGCGCGGCGCCCGTCGCGGCAGGCTGCGACGGCGCGCTGTGCGAGCCGTAGGCCGAGTTCAGCACGCGGCTCGGCCGGGCGATCGGCACGGTCTGGGCGGTCGCGGCGGCGTCGGTCGCCGACGGGGCGCTGGCTGGCGGCACGACGGTCTCGGCGCCGGCGATCGCGGCGCCCGCCGCAAGCCCCCCGCGGCGAGCGAGGCGGTCCGGACCGGCGCCGGCGCGGGGGTACTGACCGGCGGCAGCAGCGGAGCGCGGGTCGGACCGGTGTCGCCCGGAATGAGGCG
This genomic interval carries:
- a CDS encoding alpha/beta hydrolase; this encodes MRAGSSSTTIVRGAVCTAVFAAALVAGSAGARADESVDLGGGKGVLIRPAGKPRASLILMPGGDGRVNVGAGGSFSGTLGNQLTRTRQAYVAAGFAVLLVDADADLAKAVATMAAIKRPVTVVGTSRGTQRAARGIAAGARPDGLVLTSGFLSDASGDSDNVMNILGSPAALPRTLVVHHRQDACKKTLPAGVEPFQKWAGSKARVVWLSGGVSDGNPCEARAHHGFNGIDGQVVSAVSGFAGR
- the cutA gene encoding divalent-cation tolerance protein CutA; this translates as MTVQDLVVVYATFPDKDLAREVGRAAVEARLAACVNILPMAFSIYAWEGEVHDADETVAIFKTRTVQVDALMAEIIRLHPYDVPGMVALPVVAAPENYADWIRFETGAPFPPPPPVEEPPED
- a CDS encoding NAD kinase is translated as MEIERPKIDNIAFVASATEEAEAARRRLSHLYGSSPPDIADVIVALGGDGFILQTLRRFMNTGKPIYGMHRGTVGFLMNEFKVEGLLDRLAVAEVTSIRPLLMKAVDVQGVEHEARAFNEVSLWRRTYQAAKLKLSIDGVERLDDLVCDGVIVATPAGSTAYNLSAHGPIIPLNAPLLALTPISPFRPRRWRGALVPDRALIRIDVMDTQKRPVSAAADHTEIKNVKSVTVRQDRQSESFLMFDPEHNWEERILAEQFQY
- a CDS encoding Hpt domain-containing protein, whose translation is MSAAQRAEARPLEDDEDDFDVLSGEYEIIPAKQELKKKAQSTRRKKSEADVDPVAAAEAALEKMAQNFVPWMASETETLLAAWQAAEEHGFDDDSREVLYRAAHDIKGQAATLGFPLVGHVAKSLCHLLDHVPETERLPTSLVAQHVQAIRAMVAENARETDHAVGRALHSRLSEVTDEFIASLN
- a CDS encoding DUF2336 domain-containing protein; amino-acid sequence: MFERRPDAAAARQKCIADRASRFMVNRTLRKRVPRSGSRMGRGVPLRPGQSVPGVVRIMNVEQFFAWFSNADANARAGAPGVLLQAWANPTLNAEAREALEVAMTVLAEDDDPCVRIAFAEAIADCRFAPRYVVLMLAGDHAEIACPVVERSPVLIDAELVDLIGRGSAEIQFAVAGRARVGIGVAAALAEVGDIEAVRRLLGNPGATQIQPFSLQRIVERFGEDREIREHLLGRPDVPVELRHQILERLAAVVDNLIVLHSALPEARRITALRDAKDKATVALAAEATAREVPALIAHLRQSGQLTTSLVLRATCAGNIRFFEEAVAQLAGVPTERVFALIAENRESSFLALYRRAGLADRAYPAFRAAVDVYRDLVIEAGQHDGAPSDQSRFARRMIERVLTHYSSFEQAEVEDLVALLRRFEVDAARRHVRALARQREGQAEMTLLPRPNAVAVFFESMAELRGDAEQFFGRGNIPARNDDESSNVIIAEHMEPTSMEEHNKAWDAIEEALLRGFAGHGTHLDVEAAIALPTDVEAILEVSLGEVVRANVERRRAALATLHQAAFAA